In Prosthecobacter dejongeii, the DNA window CGTGCCTAAGGCGGCACTCATGGCATCGTATTGCCAGGCCAACCCCGCCTTGTCACGAGAAGGGATGACCAGCAAGCCCTGGCTAACGGGGATCCGAAACGTCTTTTGAAAGATCAGCCCCAGGGAATCTTCCACCTGAATTTGAAATTCGAACCGTGCCTCCACCACAGGTGCAAGCCCCGCCAATACCCCTCCTTCGGTGAGTGACCACCCAGACGGAATTTGCCCCGCCAAGACACTCCAGCGATAAGGCGCCGTTCCACCTTCAGCCTCAAATTGGCCGGTATATTGCACCCCAGGTGCCGCAGGCGGCAAGAGAGACGGATTGACAATGTCCAACCCACCACCAGCCACCACTTTGAAAGTGCGCTGTACTTGAGTGATCGAATCACTCAGCGTGACCCCCACGTCATGTTCCCCAGGCTGGTCAAAGCGCCCTGTTATGATCCCCGTCTGCGCATCGCAGGCCCATCCCGCTGGAGCAGCGGTCAAGCCCCAGGTATAGGGCTGGGCACCGCCTGCTGCGCTCAATGCCGCTTGGTAAGGTTGCCCCGGCACGGCCAGCGGCAATTCCTGAGTTACAATCGACAGAGGCTCCTCCGAAGCGATCACCAGCATTGTGGCAGCAGAGACCTGAGTGCCTTCAGCATCGGTCACATACACATTCATGGGCACATTCAGCGGTTTTTCTGCCATGCCTGAAAACTCACCCGTTTGGGCATCCAAAGAAAATCCAGGAGTTTCCGCCTCCATCTGAACCGTCCAGGCATAAGGCGGCAAGCCCCCCACCGCGGCAAAACGATGGGACAACCATTCCTTGGCTCGCACGGGCGTAGGATGCGGAGTCACGATCATCAAAGGCACGCGATTCAGTTGCACCAATCCAGATTCCGCCGCGCCTTCGTCTGAAATTTGGGACAGGTCAAAGACCGGAAACCAGAGTCCGTGGGACCGGACTTGACGCCCCAGTCCATGCCCGCCACTGCCGCTGATTTCCGTAATCCCACGCGGCAATAGATCATCAAGCGCACGGTCATCCTTACCATGCAAGAAACGGTCTAACAAACTTTTCAACCCAAGATCTTCATCAGCCAATTCACGTTGAATAGCTTTAGTATCCAAAGAAGAAGGAGCCCCGCGATCCCTCGCAGAGCCCCCTTTATAAAAGCCCATCCACGCCCCACCCATCGCCAAAGCCACCAGCAGAGCCAGGACTGAAGCTTTCAAAGAGATGCGTGGCGAGCCTGCGATCATGAGTCAGTCAAGGCAGATAGAATGACTGCGCCCGAGCGGGTCACCCCAGGTGTGGCCGATGGCAGCAGGAAATAACCGAAGCCCTCACTGTCGAAGGCATTGGCCGTGCTGGCATCAGGCACGAGCAACCCCTGAATCGGGATAACTTTTCGAGAAGCCCCTTCCCCAAGTGTAATGCTACCGCTGAAAGCACCCGTCGCATTGACGATCTTCAGCTTCTGCGGGGCAATCATCGTCACGGTTGAGAGACTCACAATGCGCACACCAAAGGTTTTAGGGTTGGCACTGCTACCCACAGCTTCGATACCGCCATCTTGCAGCACCAGCTCCGCGTTTTCACTGGAGGATTCTTGCGCATCCAGCGGCAGTGTTGCCCCAGCAGCGAGGCGATACTTACCGCCCAGCGCCGTAAGCGTCAGCGGAGATTCCCAACCGTCCTGATAGATCGGTCCTTTGGCCTGTTCCGGCTTACTCCAAGTCAGCGTGCCCGTGATGGAATGAGCCAAATTATCTGCCAGATTGACCCGGCCAGCCAGACTCCCCACGGTGGTGTAAAGCGCCTGGTAAATGACCACATCTCCCTGGAGGGAAAGTGGGCTGCTGCTAGTGAATTTGCTACCGTCAGCCAGCACCCCAGTGACAGTGGCGACCGCTTTAGAAGAGAGCTTCAAGCAACCGTAGCTGGCCCCCTGAGGCAAACTGGCTGCCGGAGTTCCAGACTGAGCTGCACGGAAGTTATAGATGCCCGTGCGCTCCGTGGACGATTGAGCCCGCCACCCGGCCAAATCAGCCCCTTCAGGCAATGTCCCCGATAGAGCTCCTGTTGTAGAATTGAGGACAAAGTCCAGACGACGAATGACGTTGCCCATCTTCAGCTCCGCAAAGCCTTTGGGGTGAGTCGTCGTGGCATCCAGATTGCCTTTGATGGCATAGGCTTTTTTCCCGATCATCACTTTGCCTGTGTACGTTGCTTTAGCCGTCGTCGTGAGTGAGACAGAAGCCCCGAGGCCGTCTGTCACCGTCCCCACACGGTCCACCAGACCAGTGAAAGTCCCCACAGCTCCAGAGGGGAAAGCTTCCACATTCATCAGCAGCACGACCGATGTGCTCACGCCGTAAGCATTCGTGGCCGTGAGGATGACTTGATCATACTCACCCGCAATTGTGGGCGATCCCGTGATCGTTCCATCGGCATTGATTTTCAGCCCAGGAGGCAGTCCCTTCGCAGACCATTTCACTGCCGTGCCACCAAAGGTCAGCACTGGCACATTCAACGATGCGCCCACACGCAGCGTGCCGAAATCCTGGTTCGCAGCAATACGCGCCCTGTTGTCATCATCTTGGATTGTCAGAGTAAACTGGCGTGTCCCCGGCAGGCCCAGCCCTACTTCGTTGGCTGGCAGGCTGCCAAAATTGACGACAATCGTCTCATCCGTTTCCAGTGTCGTCGTGTCATTGACCACCTGAAGGGTCAAAGTCTTGGTCAAGTCCCCAGGCTCAATCACCAATTCGCCCACGGTCGTGAAGTCCTCACCGCTCGTCGCTGTTCCTGAAATCATTAAAGGAATCGTGACTGTTTGAGTCACCGTCGGAGAAACATTCACCGTCACATTCACCGCACCGTCCGCTTCATTGACCGTCCGCGATGCTTGAGCAAAACCAATGATCGGCAAAGGATCATTGTCCTGAATCGTCAGCGTAAAGAATTCCGAATTTAATGCCCCCAAGCCAGCCTGAGCAACCGGCGTGGGTGAGCCCAAGGTCACCACCACCGTTTCGTTATTTTCCCCTTTGAGAGAATCATTCACCACCGTGATATCGAAGGTCCTGCTCGTCTCACCCGCAGCAAACACCAGCGCAGCCGGAGCGGTCGTGGTGTAGTCACTGGTCAACGTCGCCGTGCCAGACAAAGACACCGGAACCGTGACTTCCACAGTCGCGGCAGGAGTCAGTGTCACCGTTACCGTTGTCGTGCTTGCATCGCCCTCAGAGACAGTCTGAGAAGCCGTAGTGACCTGTGCCGCACGCACCACCATTTCGGCAGTCGGCCGATAGCCCAGCAATAGGTCTGAGGTGGTAGTGTAATAGCTATCATTCGCCAGGTAGCTCACATACTCCGTCGCTTCTTTGGAAAAGACCTTCACCGAGTACGCGGCTGGGCCCGCCGCATTGGCCAGGGCCGGATGGTCGGGTGTGAATCTCCGCGTTGCACCGGTAGCCGTGTCATAAGATTGGATATGGCCAATCTGATAACCTGTAATCCAGAGACGCCCCAGTGAATCTGCAGCCAGACTGCCGGAAGCATCCGCATCAAAGACAGGCGTAGAGGCACCTACCGCGAGGGGTGCAGGATCACCCGCCAGCACAGCCACCACAGCGGCATCCATTTGCGCGGCAGTGAACTTCACGATCTTGTTGTTAATCGCAGCATTGAAGTCTGCAAGACTCACAAAAACGTTTCCAGAAGGATCCGTTGTTAGGCCACCAGAAAAAGCGCTGATCGCCCCAGTTACCGCCCCGACAGATTGTCCATCGGTCGAAACAAACGTGAGGTTACTGGAAAAGCCCGCATTTGCGCCACCGATGATCCAGCCTTCACGGCCGGAAGTTGGGTGCTTCCAGAACACCGCATTGTAATTCTGTAAAGTTGCTAAAGCTGGTGTTACCAGAGGCGTCGCAGGGGCAGAGGGATTCAAAAGATACACGCCAGACGGCCCCGAAAAACCACCACCGCCCACCAACGCCTGGGTTCCAGAGCGACTCGTTACAAACGAGGGGTCCAGCAGGATGCTCGTCGGGTTCGCCACTTCTGTGGCAGCCGCAGCACCAAAGGCATCTTGAACAAAAACTTTGCCCACCGTGCCAAACAAAAAGCGTCCATCGGGCAGATGATCATGACTGAAAGAAAAATTGGTCAGTTCGCCAACCTTCAGGCTGGTCCACTCTTGAGCATGAACTGCGGAGGACGCGAAGGCCATGGCCGACGCGCAAAAAACCGCAGCCCTTTTGATGAGGCTGATGTGCATAGATAGGTGCTATATGTCTCTAACGGGGTTTGTGCGAGAGACGGGCACCTGACCCTGAGGCCAGCCGATCACATCTCTCACTCTTCATTGTGCGATGAAGTTTTCTCACCTTCCCAAGACGGAAAGGCGGAAGTGAGCATTCTCAGCGAGATATTCGGACTCCGGGTTTGTGGCGGCTCCATGACTCAAAGACTCCGAAAACTCAGACTCATCTGACTCAGGACCGCACGCCTTTCTCACTCGCCTTCACCCCAGATTGCTCTGAGATTGACTTCGCCTGACCGTCATCACTGACGATCACGTTGTGAGATTGTGACCCGATACCGCAGCGCAACTGTGACCGATTCTAACGGTCTTCCCTGCATCTGTGAATGGCTGCCGGAATGACTCATGCATGATTCCGGTCTTGATAAAGAAAACGTGCCTGCGCTGCATGCTCAGGCTCGCCATGAAATGCAGATAGATTGCACCAACCTCCAGCGCAACGTAAAAAAATTCACCGACCGCCCGGGCGATTAAACATTGAGGCAGGCCGCTTGGGTTCTTCCTTCTTGGCTGGCAGTGACTCCCCAGCGATCCGTTCCGCTGCCTCCATATTTTCTTCACTCGGTGGCGCACGATCCGTGGCCTTTTTATTTCCACTCAGCAGGTTTGACTTCCAGTTCGTCTTGCTGATCGAGCCCGTTCCCCGGTATTCGAGGAGTTCACTAAAAGGTAAAAATACCAGCCCCGGGAGCCCCCGAATACGCACCTGAGCCGTGAGATCCACCGCATCCCGAATGAAATCAATTTTGCCCCCCATGGCGATTTTAAAGACGCTCGTGAGTGCTTCAAAGTTGTTCGTTACGGCATAACCATCCGCCACCTCAAAAGTACAATTCGCCTCTTTAGCCACATTGTACCCCTTGATCTGGCCTGGCAAAACACTGCCTAAAATAGGCGTGAGAGGGCCCAGAATGGGCACGGCGTAAAGGTTACCATTCACGATGATGGCAGCCCCGCCACCTTTCAGCGCCATCCAGTCATTCTGCCGCCCAGCAAAACGAAAATGGCCAGTGATGTCCCCCTCCGTATCATTCGTTTCCGAGTACACCTGAGCAAACCGGCGAAAGCTCACCCCATCCAGCCTGAGTTCTCCTTTGTAGGGTTGTGGTAGCTTCGTTTCATCCATGCTGCCCTTCAGAGAAAAAGCGCCGCCCATCAAGGAAGAGCGAATATCAAACGAAGTCGTCCCGCCCTTGCTTGAAACATCGGCAACCACTTTTTCAAACGGCACTTTCTTCCCAAAGATCTCATACGGAAACTCGCCTGCATTCACCACCACATCAAAGTCATTGGTTCCCGGTGCCACATCCACGCTCCCCTTCGCCGAAAGCGCTTCACCAAATAAGCTGCCGCGAATATTGAACTTCATGTCCAGCCCTTTGAACACCAATTCCCCCTCCGGTGAACCAATGATAAAATCATCTCCCCACAACGAATAACGCCCCGTTCCAGTCGGGTGCTTAAACTTCACCTCAAAGTCACTCTTCGATCCTTCACGGTAGTAGATCACGCCATCCATCTCCACCGCCGTGGTCATTGGTAGCCGATACTTCGCGATCTGCTCCGCCACCTTGGGAGCGAAGCAACTGGTCACTGCCACGGGATCAATCCCCGCACGGATGCCCTCCAGCCGCACCCATTTCTCCCCCACCGCATCGTTGACATGCACATGGGCCACTTCTCCAACCCCCTCTTCACGCCGCACCTTCGCATTGCGAAAGTGCATGATCGGCCCCTGAAATTCCACATCCGCTTGTAATTGCTCCAGGTCCACCCCTCGATAGCGAAGATTGCGCAAATCCCCACGACCTTTGTTGAGACACACCTGTAAGTCCGGCTTTGGCCCAGCGCCTTCCACTTCAAAGTAGATGCTGGATTCCGGATTGCATTGAAAGCGACTGATCAACTCCCGAGTCTGCTTCAACTTCGCGAATGGCATGAAGGCATTCGGATCCATACGCAGCACCGCGCGATATTTGAAACCTTCCACCTCATGCGAGAGAGCCTGGGCAGTTAAGGTACCCGTTTCATGTTTCAGGACAAGATCCCGTACATAGACGCCTTCCGGCGCTACGCCGATGTTGGCCTCCAACCCATCAAACACCGCCCCACTGGTGCTAAAACGCCCACAGTCTAAACGACCTGTTGCTTGAACGGGTCGTTTACTTTGAGCTAAAGGACCATCCACATGCCACACCCCGTTTAAGGCCAAGTGTGGGGTGCCATAAAAAACAATTTCACGCAGATTGTCACTGTTCAGGAAAGCCTGTGCCATCCCCGGAAGATCTGCACTGGAGGTGAGCTGAAAGCGCAACTCCGGCGTCCCCATTCTCCAAGTCGCACTGGCATTTACCTGACCTGTCGGATCTTTAAGATACAACCTCGTTAGATCGATCAAACCAGCGTTGTACTCTGCCTCCGCGACCAGTTCTTGACACACATAGGTATCATACCGCAAACCACGCGTTTCAAAGAATAGCCTCGCAGACAACTCCAAAGGCCGATCCAGCGCCCCATTCACTTCCAAGCGCAACTGCGGGGCCACATCAAATTTGAAACGTTGTAGCCAATCCAACCCACGCTGAATGCGGCGGTGATGGGCATTCAGCACCTGCATTTGATGCGCGACCGAAAGGCTGTCCACCTTAGGTTTAGGGGGGTCATCCACCTTTTTCTCTGGCAGCGTCAATAGCCCTGTAAGGCTGAGGCGAATACCAGACAAGGTGCCCTGGGCCTGGCGCACCTCTAACACTCCTTCGCGCAAAAAAGCTCGGGCGCTCAAGTCTTCCACAGCAATCACGGTCTGCCCACCCGCAGAGTCATCCACAGGCAGGGAGACACTGGCGTGGCTGAGTTCCAGTCCTTCCACCACAAACTTTTTCTCCATCAGCTTTCCGTAATCGAAATCCAGATTCAGCCGATCCACCGAGGCCAAGACATGTTGCCTATCAGCCCCTGTAAAAACTCGCACGTCTCGGGCGATCAGTCCCCCAAATGGATTGAGCAACAACCCCTCAAAGTCCAGATGCAGACCTCTCTCCGCCATCTGGCCCACGATAAAATCCCGCCATTGCCGAGAAAAGGAATCCGTCCCCGCATACAGAAGCCCGCCCAGCATGGCCGTTGCCACGCAGAACTTAAAGAGGCGTCTGATCATCCGTTTCATCAGTTTTTAAGCTAACGGTCATCCTTCGCATGACAAGGGGCAGCCGTCTGCATTTCTGATTCATGCAGGTAACATGCCATTTTCCTCATTGCTGCCTCGCAAAAGTACATGAACCATCGCTTCCCCATGCGTCAGTCCACCTATGTACATGCCTCGCGCACCAGTCAGATCATCACCCGCTGGCGTGGCATGGGGGCTATCTTAGCCGTGGCATTTTACAGCCTCTTTTTTGCCGCCCATCAGCATTTTCAAGACACGCCGCTGTATGTGCGGGATCAGGTCCTCTTCGGGGCCGATACCCAAGCGTTCTTTCGTAACCTTACAAACTCTCACACAGGTGACCACAGCAGCATCGGTGCTGAGCACCCCGCCTTCGTCATCCTGCATCACCCTCCCGCGCAACTCCTGATCAAAGGGCTAGAAAGCGTGGGGCTGGATGTTAATCGCGCACGCAAGCACGGCATCGCCATCTTGACCTGCCTCGCTGGCGCTTTCATGGTCGTTATGGTCTATCATGCTCTTCTCTGGAGCGGCGTCCCCTCCCTGCGAGCCATTTTATTAGCCATCGCCTGCGGAGCTGGCCCCTGCGTATGGATCTCTGCTTCTCTGCCTGAGGTGTGGATCTTCGCCGGACTTGGCGTTGCCGCCTTAGCAGCACTCACCGCCCAGGGCACACTCGCTCCTTGGTGGCTGCATGGGTTGGTGACGATTTATGCCTTGGGGTGCTTTGTGGGTAATTTACTTCCCATTGTCTTGCTTGCTCTGGCTCGTTGTGCCCATGACAGCAGCCAGCAGCAGCGTTTCATCCCTCAGCCACTCATCATCGCCCTAGCCGCCGTTACGCTCACCTTTGGTTTGGCCAATGTGCAACGCTCGGTTTATCCACTCTCATCTCCTTTGCCCGCTTCACCCTTGACTTGGGATATCCAAAAAGCCCCCTGGGTAGCAGACAGAGCCCAGGCGGGGTTGGTCGGCCGGGAACTATTTCTTTCGAACATCGTCGCCCCCCACTCCATCGCCACAGAGCCCGACGCCAGCTTTGGCAATCGCCGCCGCGTCGTTTTACAAGAAGCCCAATGGTCAAAGCTAGACTTACAAAAAGGCGTGGGTGCCGCCTGGTTCCTCCTCCTGGCCCTAAGTTTTGCCGGCCTCATTTGGCGGGCGCAGTTGGATCCTTTTACCCTCGGTATCGTGGCTGTCATTGTCTGGTTCATCGCCGCCCTGCCTTGGTATGGCGACCGTAGCAAACTTCTCCTCCAGGCCTGTCTTTGGACGCCTGCGGTCGTCATTGCCACGGGCCTCGGCTTAGAGCGCAGCCTGGAGCATTGGCCAAAAATCAAACTCCCCATCACCGTCCTCCTCGCAGCCTTTGTCGCCGCCCAAATCACTCGGAACTGGATGTTTATTCAGGAAGTGCTCACCCAAGTACGCCTCTAACCAGCCCGAAAGGCTCTCTCGCTCGTTCCCTTCATAGGCCGTAGGATGACATGCCTTGCCTGTTGCCACCTCTGCCGCTCCCGTGTAAATCGGCCTCCTCCATGAAAATCAACCACCTTACCGCTATCGCCGTCCTTCTAGGATTGGCCGTCTGCCAGGCTGCCGATGACAAGTCCGCCGCAGTACCAGCTACCACCGCCGCTGCCTCGCAAGCAGATGGCTGGGTCTCCATGTTCAATGGCAAGGACCTCACGGGCTGGAAATCCAATGAGGAAACTCCCGGCAGCTTCTCCGTCGAAGACGGCACCATCAAAGTCAGCAATGGCCGCTCCCACCTCTTTTACGTGGGCCCCAATGGTGATGCCAAATTCACCAACTTTGAGTTCAAAGGCAAAGTGAAGCACATGCCCGGCTCCAACTCCGGCCTCTACATCGCCACTGAGTACCAGGAAAAAGGCTGGCCTGAAAAGGGTTACGAATGCCAAGTGAACAGTACCGAGCACAAGGACCCCAAGAAAACCGGCGGACTTTACGCCGTGAAAGACGTCCTCAACACCGCTCCCGTAGGCGATGGTGAATGGTTCGACTACAGCATCAAAGTCGAAGGCAAACACATCACCATCAGCATCAATGGTAAAGTTACCACCGACTGGACCGAGCCTGAAGGTTGGGATCCTGCCACGGCTCTGAAAAACATGGCCGGTCGTAAACTCAGCCCCGGCACCATGGCCATCCAGGCCCATGACCCCAAGAGCGTCGTTTACTACAAAGACCTCTACATCAAGCCTCTCTGACTTCTGCATAGGCAGCCGAGAGCTGTCTTCGACCTTTGAAGTGGGGGCTGAAAAGCCCTCACTTTTTAATACCCTCTAAATCCTTGTTATGAGCCAGATGCTCAGCCCAGATCTCTCCGCCACTGAAATCCGTTGCTACTTCGTACGGAAGCGTAACTGCCTGCTTGTGCGTGGCCGTTTCAGTCCCATGTACATGGATTACTACCTGCATCTCATGCAGCACGGCATCAAGCATCCAGACCGCCTTGACCAAATGCTCAAGGATGGGTTCACTGCCGTGGCTCTTCATCTCGCCTCCCGCCCACATGATGAAGGCTGCGCCTGGACCATCAATATTCATGATCCCCTGCTGAATATCTTCGTCACTGGCAATACCATCCCAGGCCGCGTCACAGGCCGTCTTTTTACCGAGGATGTCAAAGACTCTGGCAAGAGCCTTTTCATCTCCCAGACGACCCGCACTCACATGCAAAACCGCCAGAGCATGATCGAGTTTCAGGGAAACGACGTTCTCGCTGCCGTAGAACAGTTTTACACGCAGAGTGAGCAGCGCCTCACTCGCATCTTCCGCCTTCCTGATGAAGACTTCGTCCAGATCTCTGCCGAGCCAGATGCCGATGAAGAGTGGCTGGCCAACCTCACCGAAGCTGAGATTCCGAAACTGGATGAGGCTGAGCACCTTACCCTTCTAGAAACCCGCAGCTACGTCTTTGACTGCGGCTGCACCGCAGACCGCATGTTCCCCATGCTCAGCCGTCTTAGCGAAGAAGATCTCGGGTACATTTTTGAAGACGGCTCTGCCACCATCACTTGCCCACGCTGCGCAGCCATCTTCCGCACCCCCAAGGCTGACTTTGAGGCTTGGAAGTCGCGCCAGAGCGCACAAACGCCCCCACTCTCATGACCGCCAACGCCGCTCCTCAAACCGCGCCTAACTACAAGATCGGCAACGAGAAACTCATCAAAGTGCTGCCTAATGCGGCCCGTAAACTTACGGGTCTGCTGACTAAACAAGGCCGTGCTGAGCATGGAGCACTGCGAGTTGCCGTCGTCGGTGGCGGCTGTTCGGGTCTTCAATACAAAATGGACCTGGTCGATGGACCGGCCAATCGAGACATCATGGTCCTGTCAGCAGATGTTCGGGTCGTGATTGATCCCAAAAGCGCTCTTTTTGTCAGTGGTTCGGAGTTAGACTTTAGCGACGATCTACAGCAGGGCGGTTTTAAAGTCACCAACCCAAACGCCATTGTCACCTGCTCCTGTGGCGAAAGTTTCGCGGCCTGATTTGCACCATGTCTGCGGATGCCTTTGCCCTTTTAGGCCTGTCCCCCAGCGCAGCCCTGAATGAGGAGTTACTCCAGTCAGCCTACCTGAACGCCACCCGTTCAGCCCACCCAGATCAATACGGTGGGGATGCCACGCTCAGTGCCGATTTAAACGCGGCGTTGGAGACCCTCAAGTCTCCCGTCACTCGACTCAAACACCTGATTGAGCAGCATTCCGATACCCCCTGGCGCGCAGTCCCGCTGGATGCTGCCCTGATGTCGCTTTTTGAAAAAGTCGGCCCACTGCTGCAATCGGTCCAGGTCTTCCTCAAAAAGAAACAAACCGCCACGACCGCCCTTTCCAAAGCCCTC includes these proteins:
- a CDS encoding 3-keto-disaccharide hydrolase is translated as MKINHLTAIAVLLGLAVCQAADDKSAAVPATTAAASQADGWVSMFNGKDLTGWKSNEETPGSFSVEDGTIKVSNGRSHLFYVGPNGDAKFTNFEFKGKVKHMPGSNSGLYIATEYQEKGWPEKGYECQVNSTEHKDPKKTGGLYAVKDVLNTAPVGDGEWFDYSIKVEGKHITISINGKVTTDWTEPEGWDPATALKNMAGRKLSPGTMAIQAHDPKSVVYYKDLYIKPL
- a CDS encoding putative Ig domain-containing protein, with translation MIAGSPRISLKASVLALLVALAMGGAWMGFYKGGSARDRGAPSSLDTKAIQRELADEDLGLKSLLDRFLHGKDDRALDDLLPRGITEISGSGGHGLGRQVRSHGLWFPVFDLSQISDEGAAESGLVQLNRVPLMIVTPHPTPVRAKEWLSHRFAAVGGLPPYAWTVQMEAETPGFSLDAQTGEFSGMAEKPLNVPMNVYVTDAEGTQVSAATMLVIASEEPLSIVTQELPLAVPGQPYQAALSAAGGAQPYTWGLTAAPAGWACDAQTGIITGRFDQPGEHDVGVTLSDSITQVQRTFKVVAGGGLDIVNPSLLPPAAPGVQYTGQFEAEGGTAPYRWSVLAGQIPSGWSLTEGGVLAGLAPVVEARFEFQIQVEDSLGLIFQKTFRIPVSQGLLVIPSRDKAGLAWQYDAMSAALGTAVAGVSLKRNGVEIYRGQGTNVVDRQLITGMGYTYELTAVTPDGRWLPYAAAVTKILPMTRQRGQEGVSGDPFADRVEQFSPLSAGGFGSGSLPNNVTGPPEGASTFSPAYLPNQLLSLHASSAGGGSIILEFTDNIIESSAGMDFTVFENVFFKNKDPNQRFMEPATVEVALFEGQWQRFPFRVNVAADGTADVTLPSYYAQGFAGVNATTGDDPSNPTRSGGDSFDVSALGRPDLQWFRFIRLTATGDAAMRDAGGKVVRHTAENNSLNGNGSSGFDLDAVSAVNY
- a CDS encoding Calx-beta domain-containing protein, yielding MAFASSAVHAQEWTSLKVGELTNFSFSHDHLPDGRFLFGTVGKVFVQDAFGAAAATEVANPTSILLDPSFVTSRSGTQALVGGGGFSGPSGVYLLNPSAPATPLVTPALATLQNYNAVFWKHPTSGREGWIIGGANAGFSSNLTFVSTDGQSVGAVTGAISAFSGGLTTDPSGNVFVSLADFNAAINNKIVKFTAAQMDAAVVAVLAGDPAPLAVGASTPVFDADASGSLAADSLGRLWITGYQIGHIQSYDTATGATRRFTPDHPALANAAGPAAYSVKVFSKEATEYVSYLANDSYYTTTSDLLLGYRPTAEMVVRAAQVTTASQTVSEGDASTTTVTVTLTPAATVEVTVPVSLSGTATLTSDYTTTAPAALVFAAGETSRTFDITVVNDSLKGENNETVVVTLGSPTPVAQAGLGALNSEFFTLTIQDNDPLPIIGFAQASRTVNEADGAVNVTVNVSPTVTQTVTIPLMISGTATSGEDFTTVGELVIEPGDLTKTLTLQVVNDTTTLETDETIVVNFGSLPANEVGLGLPGTRQFTLTIQDDDNRARIAANQDFGTLRVGASLNVPVLTFGGTAVKWSAKGLPPGLKINADGTITGSPTIAGEYDQVILTATNAYGVSTSVVLLMNVEAFPSGAVGTFTGLVDRVGTVTDGLGASVSLTTTAKATYTGKVMIGKKAYAIKGNLDATTTHPKGFAELKMGNVIRRLDFVLNSTTGALSGTLPEGADLAGWRAQSSTERTGIYNFRAAQSGTPAASLPQGASYGCLKLSSKAVATVTGVLADGSKFTSSSPLSLQGDVVIYQALYTTVGSLAGRVNLADNLAHSITGTLTWSKPEQAKGPIYQDGWESPLTLTALGGKYRLAAGATLPLDAQESSSENAELVLQDGGIEAVGSSANPKTFGVRIVSLSTVTMIAPQKLKIVNATGAFSGSITLGEGASRKVIPIQGLLVPDASTANAFDSEGFGYFLLPSATPGVTRSGAVILSALTDS
- a CDS encoding HesB/IscA family protein is translated as MTANAAPQTAPNYKIGNEKLIKVLPNAARKLTGLLTKQGRAEHGALRVAVVGGGCSGLQYKMDLVDGPANRDIMVLSADVRVVIDPKSALFVSGSELDFSDDLQQGGFKVTNPNAIVTCSCGESFAA
- a CDS encoding Hsp33 family molecular chaperone HslO; amino-acid sequence: MSQMLSPDLSATEIRCYFVRKRNCLLVRGRFSPMYMDYYLHLMQHGIKHPDRLDQMLKDGFTAVALHLASRPHDEGCAWTINIHDPLLNIFVTGNTIPGRVTGRLFTEDVKDSGKSLFISQTTRTHMQNRQSMIEFQGNDVLAAVEQFYTQSEQRLTRIFRLPDEDFVQISAEPDADEEWLANLTEAEIPKLDEAEHLTLLETRSYVFDCGCTADRMFPMLSRLSEEDLGYIFEDGSATITCPRCAAIFRTPKADFEAWKSRQSAQTPPLS
- a CDS encoding AsmA-like C-terminal region-containing protein: MIRRLFKFCVATAMLGGLLYAGTDSFSRQWRDFIVGQMAERGLHLDFEGLLLNPFGGLIARDVRVFTGADRQHVLASVDRLNLDFDYGKLMEKKFVVEGLELSHASVSLPVDDSAGGQTVIAVEDLSARAFLREGVLEVRQAQGTLSGIRLSLTGLLTLPEKKVDDPPKPKVDSLSVAHQMQVLNAHHRRIQRGLDWLQRFKFDVAPQLRLEVNGALDRPLELSARLFFETRGLRYDTYVCQELVAEAEYNAGLIDLTRLYLKDPTGQVNASATWRMGTPELRFQLTSSADLPGMAQAFLNSDNLREIVFYGTPHLALNGVWHVDGPLAQSKRPVQATGRLDCGRFSTSGAVFDGLEANIGVAPEGVYVRDLVLKHETGTLTAQALSHEVEGFKYRAVLRMDPNAFMPFAKLKQTRELISRFQCNPESSIYFEVEGAGPKPDLQVCLNKGRGDLRNLRYRGVDLEQLQADVEFQGPIMHFRNAKVRREEGVGEVAHVHVNDAVGEKWVRLEGIRAGIDPVAVTSCFAPKVAEQIAKYRLPMTTAVEMDGVIYYREGSKSDFEVKFKHPTGTGRYSLWGDDFIIGSPEGELVFKGLDMKFNIRGSLFGEALSAKGSVDVAPGTNDFDVVVNAGEFPYEIFGKKVPFEKVVADVSSKGGTTSFDIRSSLMGGAFSLKGSMDETKLPQPYKGELRLDGVSFRRFAQVYSETNDTEGDITGHFRFAGRQNDWMALKGGGAAIIVNGNLYAVPILGPLTPILGSVLPGQIKGYNVAKEANCTFEVADGYAVTNNFEALTSVFKIAMGGKIDFIRDAVDLTAQVRIRGLPGLVFLPFSELLEYRGTGSISKTNWKSNLLSGNKKATDRAPPSEENMEAAERIAGESLPAKKEEPKRPASMFNRPGGR